Proteins encoded together in one Oxalobacteraceae sp. CFBP 8761 window:
- a CDS encoding threonylcarbamoyl-AMP synthase: protein MGQFFQIHPENPQARLIKQAAQIVSAGGIVALPTDSAYALVCRLDDKNAVEKLRRIRGVDDKHHLTLLVRDLSEVAQYARVDNTQYRLLKATMPGPYTVILEATRELPRRLSHPSRKTIGLRVPENRITLALLEELGEPLIGTTLQLPGDEHMLSDPDEVRERLEKQIELIIDGGAGMLEATTVIDLTGPEPVLIREGRGDPAAFGL from the coding sequence ATGGGCCAGTTTTTCCAGATCCACCCTGAAAACCCACAAGCGCGCCTGATCAAGCAGGCCGCGCAGATCGTCAGCGCCGGCGGCATCGTCGCGCTGCCAACCGATTCCGCATACGCACTCGTCTGCCGGCTGGACGACAAGAACGCGGTCGAGAAGTTGCGCCGCATCCGTGGTGTCGATGACAAGCACCACCTGACGCTGCTGGTGCGCGACTTGTCCGAAGTGGCGCAGTATGCGCGCGTGGACAATACGCAATACCGCCTACTCAAGGCCACGATGCCAGGCCCGTACACGGTGATTCTGGAAGCCACGCGCGAGCTGCCGCGGCGCCTGTCGCATCCGTCGCGCAAGACGATTGGCCTGCGCGTTCCTGAAAACCGCATCACGCTGGCGCTGCTCGAAGAACTGGGCGAGCCGCTGATCGGCACCACGCTGCAACTGCCGGGCGATGAGCACATGCTGTCCGATCCCGATGAAGTGCGCGAGCGCCTCGAAAAGCAGATCGAACTGATCATCGACGGCGGCGCCGGCATGCTGGAAGCCACCACCGTGATCGACCTGACCGGCCCCGAGCCGGTGCTGATCCGCGAGGGCAGGGGCGACCCGGCGGCGTTCGGCCTGTAA
- a CDS encoding 4-hydroxy-tetrahydrodipicolinate synthase, producing the protein MIKGSIVAIVTPMFEDGTVDRDSLRALIDWHIAEGTDAIVIVGTTGESATLSPEEHCELVKLAVDHVAGRIPVIAGTGGNSTVEAIALTRHAKSVGADASLQVVPYYNRPTQEGMYRHFRTIAEAVDLPIILYNVPGRTVADMANETVARLAPIENIVGIKDATGNIGRGIELLKMVDQSFAVYSGDDPTAMALMFCGGAGNISVTANVAPRAMHELCVAAMSGDIARALEINNRVLGLHARLFVEPNPVPVKWALAEMGKMPAGLRLPLAPLSSQYHEIVRAALVEAGVHSPS; encoded by the coding sequence ATGATTAAGGGCAGTATCGTAGCAATCGTCACCCCGATGTTCGAAGATGGCACCGTCGATCGTGATTCCCTGCGCGCGCTGATCGACTGGCACATCGCCGAAGGTACCGACGCGATCGTCATCGTGGGCACGACCGGCGAATCGGCGACCCTGTCGCCGGAAGAGCATTGCGAACTCGTCAAGCTGGCCGTCGACCATGTCGCCGGCCGCATCCCTGTCATCGCCGGTACTGGCGGCAATTCGACCGTGGAAGCCATCGCGCTGACCCGTCACGCGAAGAGCGTCGGCGCGGACGCGTCCCTGCAGGTCGTGCCGTACTACAACCGGCCGACGCAAGAGGGCATGTACCGCCACTTCCGCACGATCGCCGAAGCCGTCGACCTGCCGATCATCCTGTACAACGTGCCGGGCCGTACCGTGGCCGACATGGCCAACGAGACCGTCGCGCGCCTGGCACCGATCGAGAACATCGTCGGCATCAAGGACGCTACCGGCAATATCGGGCGCGGCATCGAGCTGCTCAAGATGGTCGATCAATCCTTCGCCGTGTACTCGGGCGACGATCCGACCGCAATGGCGCTGATGTTCTGCGGCGGCGCCGGCAATATTTCGGTCACCGCCAACGTGGCGCCGCGCGCGATGCACGAGCTGTGTGTGGCCGCCATGAGCGGCGACATCGCGCGCGCGCTCGAGATCAACAACCGCGTGCTCGGCCTGCACGCCAGGCTGTTCGTCGAACCGAATCCGGTGCCCGTCAAATGGGCGCTGGCCGAGATGGGCAAGATGCCGGCGGGCCTGCGCCTGCCGCTCGCGCCGCTGTCCTCCCAATACCACGAGATCGTACGTGCCGCCCTGGTGGAAGCCGGCGTTCATTCCCCATCCTGA
- the bamC gene encoding outer membrane protein assembly factor BamC — MTIRKTKNSNGASLINAPAAARVLSLTVIAFSLAACTTIFSGDKVDYKGTKKAAPLDVPPDLTKLQRDNRYAIPDGRGVATASEFQQGQAAAAAGGVPAVAGVSASGQPIGPISTDAVSVQRNGDQRWLVVKQTPEQLWPQLRQFWEEQGFALETESATTGTMETAWVENRSKIPQDFVRRAIGRVFDSAYSTGERDKFRTRLERLPDGSTEIWVSHRGAEEVLTGPQSETTTWTVRPNDPGLESQYLSRIVALLTGAKEVAPAEAMVANAPLAPQHAKLVGDKVEVDEGFDRAWRRVGLALDRVGFTVEDRDRVQGIYFVRYVDPDAGETKDGFFKRLFTFGKSEDDAKEAQRYRVLVKAAQGANVSEVSVQTNDGKAETSPTTTKILTLLNNELK; from the coding sequence ATGACTATTCGCAAGACTAAGAATTCAAACGGCGCATCCCTGATCAACGCTCCTGCCGCCGCCCGTGTGCTCTCGCTCACGGTCATCGCGTTCAGCCTGGCAGCCTGCACCACGATTTTCAGTGGCGACAAAGTCGACTACAAAGGCACCAAGAAGGCCGCACCGCTGGACGTGCCGCCCGACCTGACCAAGCTACAGCGCGATAACCGCTACGCGATCCCGGACGGCCGTGGTGTCGCCACCGCATCCGAATTCCAGCAAGGCCAGGCCGCAGCAGCTGCCGGCGGCGTGCCTGCAGTGGCCGGTGTCTCGGCGTCCGGCCAGCCGATCGGCCCGATCTCGACCGACGCCGTCAGCGTGCAGCGCAATGGCGACCAGCGCTGGCTGGTGGTCAAGCAAACGCCTGAACAGCTGTGGCCGCAATTGCGCCAGTTCTGGGAAGAGCAGGGCTTCGCGCTCGAGACCGAATCGGCCACCACCGGCACCATGGAAACCGCCTGGGTCGAGAACCGCTCGAAGATCCCGCAAGACTTCGTGCGCCGTGCCATCGGCCGCGTGTTCGACAGCGCCTATTCGACCGGCGAGCGCGACAAGTTCCGCACGCGCCTCGAGCGCCTGCCGGATGGCTCGACCGAGATCTGGGTCAGCCACCGCGGCGCCGAAGAAGTCCTGACCGGCCCACAAAGCGAAACCACGACCTGGACCGTGCGTCCGAACGATCCTGGCCTGGAATCGCAATACCTGAGCCGCATCGTCGCTCTGCTGACGGGCGCGAAAGAAGTCGCACCGGCCGAAGCCATGGTCGCCAACGCGCCACTGGCGCCGCAGCACGCCAAGCTGGTGGGTGACAAGGTCGAGGTCGATGAAGGCTTCGACCGCGCCTGGCGCCGTGTCGGCCTGGCACTGGATCGCGTCGGCTTCACCGTCGAAGACCGCGACCGCGTGCAGGGCATCTACTTCGTGCGCTATGTCGATCCGGATGCAGGCGAGACCAAGGATGGCTTCTTCAAGCGCCTGTTCACGTTCGGCAAGTCGGAAGACGACGCGAAAGAAGCCCAGCGCTACCGCGTGCTGGTCAAGGCCGCACAGGGTGCGAACGTGAGCGAAGTGTCGGTGCAGACCAACGACGGCAAGGCGGAAACGTCGCCGACGACGACCAAGATCCTGACGCTGCTGAACAACGAGCTGAAGTAA
- a CDS encoding site-2 protease family protein, with protein MEETIRTIAVYALPVLFAITLHEAAHAYAAKYFGDNTAYSQGRMSLNPLVHIDIWGTIVIPVLMFLFTPFVFGYAKPVPVEFGRLRNPKRDMAWVSLAGPFANFVMAVLWLILGVLLVFFQVGEEFPHKMAQAGIVVNLLIMAFNLLPIPPLDGGRVVTAMLPHRAAYAFARIEPYGFFIVLALVMLRVVGYWLTPVMALGGYLVQLAATPFTFFLL; from the coding sequence ATGGAAGAAACGATTCGCACCATCGCGGTGTATGCGCTGCCGGTCCTGTTTGCAATCACGCTGCACGAAGCCGCCCACGCCTACGCCGCCAAGTACTTTGGCGACAATACCGCCTATTCGCAGGGGCGCATGAGCCTCAACCCGCTGGTGCACATCGACATCTGGGGCACGATCGTGATCCCGGTTCTGATGTTCCTGTTCACGCCGTTCGTGTTCGGCTATGCCAAGCCGGTGCCCGTCGAATTCGGGCGCCTGCGCAATCCGAAGCGCGATATGGCATGGGTATCGCTGGCCGGCCCGTTTGCCAACTTCGTCATGGCCGTGCTGTGGCTGATCCTCGGCGTGCTGCTCGTGTTCTTCCAGGTCGGCGAAGAATTCCCGCACAAGATGGCGCAGGCCGGTATCGTCGTCAACCTCTTGATCATGGCCTTCAACCTGCTCCCGATCCCGCCGCTCGATGGTGGCCGGGTCGTGACGGCGATGTTGCCACATCGCGCGGCCTATGCGTTCGCCCGCATCGAGCCCTACGGCTTCTTCATCGTGCTGGCACTGGTCATGCTCCGGGTGGTCGGCTACTGGCTCACGCCAGTGATGGCGCTGGGTGGCTACCTGGTGCAGCTGGCAGCCACGCCATTCACGTTCTTCCTGCTCTGA
- a CDS encoding class I SAM-dependent methyltransferase, giving the protein MAALPASPWVARFAPLAKSGEALDLACGNGRHTRLLAAQGLQVLAVDRNPAALAASAGEGVTTLACDLEADGASWPFEAERFAIIVVTNYLHRPLFAQIAASLRPDGILIYETFAQGNEVYGKPSNPAFLLAPGELLALAHDGGLQVLAYEDGHVERPHPAQVQRLCAAGHAYRKTEAWLDHIVVRNEP; this is encoded by the coding sequence ATGGCGGCCTTGCCCGCGTCGCCCTGGGTAGCGCGCTTCGCACCGCTGGCCAAGTCAGGCGAAGCGCTTGACCTGGCCTGCGGCAACGGGCGCCACACGCGCCTGCTCGCGGCGCAAGGTTTGCAGGTGCTGGCCGTTGACCGCAATCCAGCAGCGCTGGCGGCCAGCGCGGGCGAGGGCGTGACGACACTGGCCTGCGATCTCGAGGCCGATGGCGCCAGCTGGCCATTCGAAGCGGAGCGCTTTGCCATCATTGTCGTCACCAATTACCTGCACCGGCCGCTGTTCGCGCAGATCGCGGCCAGCCTGCGGCCAGACGGTATCCTGATCTACGAAACCTTCGCGCAAGGCAACGAGGTCTATGGGAAGCCGTCGAATCCAGCGTTCCTGCTTGCGCCTGGCGAACTGCTGGCGCTGGCCCACGATGGCGGTCTGCAGGTGCTGGCATACGAGGATGGCCACGTTGAGCGGCCCCATCCGGCGCAGGTGCAGCGCCTGTGCGCCGCCGGCCATGCGTACCGCAAAACCGAGGCCTGGCTCGACCATATTGTGGTCAGGAATGAACCATAG